One Paenibacillus crassostreae DNA segment encodes these proteins:
- a CDS encoding nucleobase:cation symporter-2 family protein, giving the protein MQQQEHVQAQEQNTVFQKNRNPFQTLSLGLQHVLAMYAGAVIVPLIVAGQLGLTSEQLTYLISIDLLACGVATLLQVWGNRFFGIGLPVMLGCAFQAVSPMIAIGLKDGVSAIYGAIIASGIFVILFSGLFGKLIALFPPVVTGSVVTIIGVTLIPVALTDLGGGSGSPDFGSPLNLSLGFGVLLFIVLMNRFTKGFIRSISVLIGLIVGTIVSGMLGHVDFAPLRDASWFHAVQPFYFGKPTFHASAIITMILVAIVSVAESTGVFMALGKIVDKDITSKDLSRGYRAEGIAIVIGGIFNSFPYTTYSQNVGLVQMSRVKTRDVIVVAGGLLIIIGFVPKIAALTQLVPTAVLGGAMVALFGMVVSSGIRMLGDQVDLNRYENLFIIACSVGIGLGVTVVPEVFAQLPDSLRILVDNGIVAGSVTAILMNLIFNGIKGKGATASE; this is encoded by the coding sequence ATGCAACAGCAAGAGCATGTACAAGCACAAGAACAGAATACGGTATTTCAAAAAAATAGAAATCCATTTCAGACGTTATCTCTTGGATTACAGCATGTTTTAGCGATGTATGCAGGTGCAGTTATTGTTCCTCTTATTGTCGCTGGACAGTTAGGTCTTACTTCTGAGCAATTGACCTATTTGATCTCTATTGATTTACTTGCATGTGGTGTAGCGACATTGTTACAAGTATGGGGGAATCGATTCTTTGGGATTGGACTTCCTGTTATGTTAGGTTGTGCCTTTCAAGCTGTATCACCAATGATCGCGATTGGACTGAAAGACGGTGTATCTGCGATCTATGGTGCAATTATTGCATCTGGTATATTTGTTATCCTATTCTCAGGCTTATTTGGAAAGCTAATTGCATTGTTTCCACCAGTAGTCACAGGATCTGTGGTGACGATCATCGGTGTGACACTTATTCCCGTTGCACTAACGGATTTAGGTGGGGGATCAGGCTCACCTGATTTCGGTAGTCCCTTAAATCTATCGCTTGGATTTGGTGTCCTATTGTTTATAGTATTGATGAATCGCTTTACAAAAGGATTTATACGTTCTATATCGGTACTTATAGGTTTAATTGTGGGGACCATCGTATCCGGCATGTTAGGTCATGTTGATTTTGCTCCATTAAGAGATGCGAGTTGGTTTCATGCTGTGCAGCCATTCTATTTCGGCAAACCGACGTTCCATGCTTCAGCCATTATTACGATGATCTTAGTTGCTATTGTTAGTGTAGCGGAATCAACAGGTGTATTTATGGCTCTTGGTAAAATTGTAGATAAAGATATTACCTCAAAAGATCTAAGTCGTGGATATCGAGCAGAGGGGATCGCCATCGTGATCGGTGGTATATTTAATTCCTTTCCCTATACGACCTATTCCCAGAATGTTGGGTTGGTGCAGATGAGTCGCGTGAAAACAAGAGATGTTATCGTCGTTGCAGGTGGGCTTTTGATTATAATAGGTTTCGTACCGAAGATTGCTGCACTTACACAACTTGTGCCAACGGCTGTATTAGGCGGAGCAATGGTTGCTTTGTTCGGGATGGTTGTCTCATCAGGTATTCGTATGCTCGGTGATCAAGTGGATCTTAATCGGTATGAGAATTTGTTTATTATTGCTTGTTCCGTAGGAATTGGACTTGGAGTAACCGTTGTGCCTGAAGTATTTGCACAGTTGCCTGATTCGCTTCGTATTCTTGTAGATAATGGAATTGTGGCGGGTAGTGTGACAGCCATACTTATGAATCTTATTTTTAACGGAATCAAAGGAAAAGGAGCTACTGCTTCAGAATAG
- a CDS encoding xanthine phosphoribosyltransferase — translation MELLRKKVIDEGIVLSNQVLKVDSFLNHQMDPVLMKEVGKEFTRRFADQEVTRVLTIESSGIAPGIMTALELNVPLIFARKQKSLTLKQDIYVEKVFSFTKQESNEITVSKKFMKPTDRVLIIDDFLANGEAAFGLARIVEQAGATVVGIGIVIEKSFQPGRQLLLEAGYRVESLVRIAALDNGTVNFVEE, via the coding sequence ATGGAATTGCTAAGAAAGAAAGTCATTGATGAAGGAATTGTACTCAGTAATCAAGTGTTAAAAGTTGATTCTTTCTTGAATCATCAAATGGATCCAGTCTTAATGAAAGAAGTAGGGAAAGAGTTCACACGTAGATTTGCTGATCAGGAGGTTACACGTGTACTAACGATTGAGTCATCAGGAATTGCACCGGGGATCATGACGGCATTGGAATTAAATGTACCACTCATTTTTGCGCGCAAACAGAAGTCTTTGACGCTCAAGCAGGATATCTACGTGGAGAAAGTATTCTCTTTTACCAAACAAGAAAGTAATGAAATTACGGTATCAAAGAAATTCATGAAACCTACAGACCGTGTGTTGATTATTGATGATTTCCTTGCCAATGGAGAAGCTGCATTTGGTTTAGCACGAATTGTAGAGCAGGCAGGTGCTACGGTTGTGGGGATAGGCATTGTGATTGAGAAGTCCTTCCAGCCAGGACGCCAACTTTTACTTGAGGCTGGCTACCGTGTGGAATCCCTAGTACGGATTGCTGCGTTGGATAATGGAACAGTGAATTTTGTAGAAGAATAG
- a CDS encoding M15 family metallopeptidase, with protein MNSQTWRPKDWKRLLIVPTLILCCVLLASCGPKTGGSAQEEGQALQAAPAGQGDQKEIVENEQGAANSGGQAVDPVMAVRSESSIQATIQEVEGQSVVTNPEAITVIVNKQRGLPEGYEPKDLVEPNVPFSFDGPHEKRMMRKEAAEALEELFAGAEADGIELRAVSGYRSYDRQKVIYETNVRNRGEEAASRVSSTPGNSEHQTGLAMDVSSPSVGNVLEESFGQTVEGKWLAEHASEYGFVIRYLEGAEDRTGYVYEPWHIRYIGTDIAPDLADSVLTVEEYFDETNIKL; from the coding sequence ATGAATTCACAGACATGGCGACCAAAAGATTGGAAACGTCTGTTAATAGTGCCCACACTTATTCTGTGTTGTGTTCTACTTGCAAGTTGTGGACCTAAAACAGGGGGTTCCGCACAAGAAGAAGGACAAGCCCTACAGGCTGCACCTGCCGGTCAAGGAGATCAGAAGGAAATTGTGGAGAATGAACAAGGGGCAGCGAACAGTGGTGGACAAGCTGTCGATCCTGTAATGGCGGTGCGTAGTGAGAGCTCCATCCAAGCCACAATCCAAGAAGTAGAAGGACAATCTGTAGTAACAAATCCAGAGGCGATAACAGTGATTGTGAATAAACAGCGGGGTCTTCCAGAGGGATATGAACCGAAGGATCTAGTGGAACCTAATGTTCCCTTTTCCTTCGATGGTCCACACGAGAAACGAATGATGCGTAAAGAAGCCGCGGAAGCCTTGGAAGAGTTATTTGCTGGTGCAGAGGCTGACGGAATTGAATTACGTGCGGTATCAGGTTATCGCTCCTATGATCGTCAAAAGGTAATTTACGAGACTAATGTTCGTAATCGAGGAGAGGAAGCAGCTTCTCGCGTTAGTTCCACACCAGGCAATAGTGAGCACCAGACTGGTCTTGCAATGGATGTGTCTAGTCCAAGTGTAGGGAATGTACTCGAGGAATCATTTGGTCAGACTGTGGAAGGTAAGTGGTTGGCAGAGCATGCATCGGAGTATGGATTCGTGATCCGATATCTTGAGGGTGCTGAGGATAGGACAGGATATGTATATGAACCATGGCATATTCGTTATATAGGAACGGATATAGCACCGGACCTAGCTGACAGTGTACTGACGGTTGAAGAATATTTCGATGAAACGAATATTAAGCTTTAG
- a CDS encoding zinc ribbon domain-containing protein, which translates to MNIMQRIKDGANRATEKAQGLVEVNKIKTHMNDIEREMDIYFLQMGKVFYQGYQSQDMSEAETEMVKLSKACDTLWEEIEGLRGRIAELKNEKLCECGQVAPLDINYCPYCGTKLSEVRNQPRQGKSVVPEKESIQPEDLVILNPEYPDTNEKLDYPVNIDKQSQGIDRERRQVEELERERERQLELDRRVRYWKGQDHDELSGEDEVAASEESINCQICAVDLPVGSKWCTRCGAEQI; encoded by the coding sequence ATGAATATTATGCAACGAATTAAAGATGGAGCTAACCGTGCAACGGAGAAGGCTCAAGGACTTGTAGAAGTTAATAAAATTAAAACTCACATGAATGACATTGAAAGAGAAATGGACATCTACTTCTTGCAAATGGGTAAAGTGTTCTATCAGGGTTATCAATCACAGGACATGAGTGAAGCAGAGACAGAAATGGTTAAATTATCGAAAGCTTGTGATACACTGTGGGAAGAAATAGAGGGTCTTCGTGGGCGTATTGCCGAATTAAAGAATGAAAAACTATGTGAATGTGGTCAGGTTGCACCCTTAGATATTAACTATTGCCCGTATTGTGGCACAAAATTGTCAGAGGTTAGGAATCAACCTCGGCAAGGTAAGAGTGTTGTTCCGGAGAAGGAATCAATACAGCCAGAAGATCTGGTTATTCTAAACCCAGAGTATCCAGACACGAATGAGAAGTTGGATTATCCCGTGAATATAGATAAGCAATCACAAGGAATAGACCGAGAACGCAGGCAAGTAGAGGAACTGGAACGTGAGCGTGAGCGCCAACTGGAACTTGATCGGCGAGTTCGTTACTGGAAAGGTCAGGACCACGATGAGTTAAGTGGGGAAGACGAAGTAGCGGCATCAGAGGAAAGTATCAACTGTCAGATATGTGCTGTCGATCTGCCAGTAGGGTCTAAGTGGTGTACACGTTGTGGTGCAGAACAGATATAA
- a CDS encoding TrmB family transcriptional regulator — protein sequence MEQLLHHLRNLGFTEMEAKVMVELAGSGPLSGYEVAKRLGVSRSNVYTTLQRLSHQGFLHQISGEPVRYSMIKTEELTQMISGQMRQSITYIESQMPRAEPDHHPFSSVEGNEQVLAALAQALERSEREIVIDVSHEVATLLRSELERAESRGVRLLWSTDGGETSLSRQMLWPEWDSSFAQPPVSSVRKFSFVIDRKWCMIGMNGKDTSMIAMVSVHPAMTELLLSHFTQEMVLYEMEKDIGDVITERYGQHYEKIYNKYVGIDVFDANEDVNYDKE from the coding sequence ATGGAACAGTTGTTACATCATCTTCGTAATTTAGGATTTACGGAGATGGAAGCCAAAGTGATGGTCGAGTTGGCTGGAAGTGGCCCGTTATCGGGATATGAAGTGGCTAAAAGATTGGGTGTATCTCGTTCTAATGTATATACGACTTTACAACGATTATCCCATCAAGGATTTCTCCATCAGATTTCAGGGGAACCTGTTCGCTACAGTATGATTAAGACAGAAGAATTAACGCAGATGATCTCAGGTCAAATGCGTCAATCAATCACCTATATTGAGAGCCAAATGCCAAGGGCTGAGCCAGATCATCATCCTTTCTCCTCTGTTGAAGGGAATGAACAAGTCTTGGCGGCGCTTGCTCAAGCGTTGGAGAGATCCGAACGGGAAATTGTCATTGATGTGTCACATGAGGTGGCAACGCTGTTACGTAGTGAATTGGAACGTGCTGAGAGCAGAGGCGTGAGGTTGCTCTGGTCTACGGATGGTGGAGAAACGAGCTTGAGTCGGCAAATGTTGTGGCCAGAGTGGGACTCATCCTTTGCTCAGCCTCCAGTGAGTTCGGTTCGTAAATTCTCATTCGTTATCGATCGGAAGTGGTGTATGATCGGTATGAATGGGAAAGATACCTCTATGATCGCGATGGTCAGTGTACATCCTGCGATGACTGAACTTCTTCTAAGTCATTTCACGCAAGAGATGGTTCTCTATGAAATGGAGAAAGACATTGGGGATGTAATTACGGAGCGTTATGGCCAACATTATGAAAAAATATATAATAAATACGTTGGCATAGACGTTTTTGATGCTAATGAAGATGTTAATTACGATAAGGAGTGA
- a CDS encoding ATP-dependent helicase: MHQPTLQYQSHPPGVPITTPLPQTPSAPTTTSKELVQPAVEDAFYFRALEEEGILLNGPQIDAVRHGHGPLLTLAGAGCGKTTVLAARTGYLIAVRGVPASQILLVTFTSKAAAEIKARIANIPCITPLAARSVQARTFHSFGLAVLRQSGQREQILSDFSTRHTIMKIILRRLKVGETYQPETLLAALSSWKMNGEWPTDLPSDTAEELKIKKIMLAYEEWKQGRNQWDFDDILLHTTKLLNDPSRLTELQSRFSYLMVDEFQDTNTVQYDIVRKLSAGHRNLMVVGDDDQTIYSFNGARQESVLQFDQVYPDATIISLPINYRSDSRILGLGTALIAHNVFRRNKQLVAAGSKGNPPYYASPMSVEEEASFVVDHIEEQVRLGEISYSDIAILHRTAGSSRSVLEQLLIRGIPFVQYGNNTVFYDQTIIKTLMDHLRLSLDPRCKEAFQSTLGPLYISREEGLNYLMEQERKQSKKYPLIHLSHWDRLQPFQQAAVKERIRLIKKLTSLKPVYAIREMRRIFYDKYLEAGDPLLHTQYKETLTDSLDELESAAERFSTVEQFIAHADELTLRHQQMEDMRDGNAGHAVQLLTIHRAKGMEFRQVYWIGASEGILPHSTVLKEKIPQEMKATHPQTAESKLAQAAIEEERRLAYVAVTRAKESLYITSPSHYHGKAVEPSRFILEAFGVIRKHSS; encoded by the coding sequence TTGCATCAACCCACTCTTCAATATCAGTCACATCCGCCCGGCGTGCCCATTACCACACCATTACCACAGACCCCATCTGCTCCAACTACAACAAGTAAAGAACTCGTTCAACCAGCCGTGGAGGATGCGTTCTACTTCCGTGCACTGGAGGAAGAAGGGATTCTTCTAAATGGACCACAAATTGACGCTGTTCGTCACGGTCATGGACCATTACTCACACTTGCTGGAGCTGGTTGTGGCAAAACAACCGTCTTGGCCGCACGTACCGGTTATTTAATTGCTGTTCGTGGTGTTCCTGCTTCACAAATATTATTAGTTACATTCACGAGCAAAGCAGCAGCAGAAATTAAAGCCCGTATCGCTAATATACCTTGTATTACACCCTTAGCAGCACGCTCTGTACAAGCACGAACCTTCCATTCATTTGGGTTAGCAGTATTACGTCAATCGGGTCAACGAGAACAAATCCTCAGTGATTTCTCAACTAGACATACGATTATGAAAATCATATTACGTCGCCTGAAAGTAGGAGAGACTTATCAACCTGAGACACTCTTAGCCGCACTCTCCTCTTGGAAAATGAATGGTGAATGGCCTACTGATCTTCCTTCTGATACAGCTGAAGAATTAAAGATCAAGAAGATTATGCTGGCCTATGAAGAATGGAAACAAGGACGTAATCAATGGGATTTCGATGATATATTGTTACACACAACAAAATTATTGAATGATCCTTCTCGACTAACCGAACTACAATCAAGATTCAGCTATTTGATGGTCGATGAGTTTCAGGATACGAATACAGTACAATATGATATCGTACGGAAGTTATCTGCAGGGCATCGCAATCTTATGGTCGTAGGCGATGATGACCAGACGATCTATTCTTTTAATGGTGCACGACAAGAATCTGTTCTGCAATTCGATCAAGTCTACCCAGACGCCACCATTATTTCACTTCCCATCAACTATCGAAGCGATTCGCGGATTCTCGGTCTAGGAACAGCACTCATCGCTCACAATGTATTCCGCCGAAACAAGCAACTAGTCGCTGCAGGATCTAAAGGTAATCCACCCTACTATGCATCTCCTATGAGCGTGGAGGAAGAAGCCTCCTTTGTTGTTGATCATATAGAAGAACAAGTACGACTTGGAGAGATCTCCTATTCTGATATTGCTATTCTCCATCGAACTGCTGGTAGTAGTCGTTCCGTATTAGAACAATTATTAATTCGCGGAATCCCTTTTGTCCAATATGGCAACAATACCGTCTTTTATGATCAGACCATCATTAAGACGTTAATGGATCATCTTCGATTATCACTCGATCCGCGTTGTAAAGAAGCCTTTCAGAGTACACTTGGTCCACTTTATATTTCTCGTGAAGAGGGACTTAATTATTTGATGGAACAAGAGAGGAAACAATCAAAGAAATACCCTCTCATTCACCTCTCGCATTGGGATCGTCTTCAGCCATTCCAACAGGCAGCCGTTAAAGAGCGAATCCGATTGATCAAGAAGCTAACATCACTCAAACCTGTATACGCAATTCGAGAAATGAGAAGAATCTTTTATGATAAGTATTTAGAGGCTGGAGATCCACTTCTTCACACCCAATATAAAGAGACACTTACCGATAGCTTGGATGAACTTGAGAGTGCTGCTGAACGATTTAGTACGGTCGAGCAATTCATAGCTCATGCTGATGAGTTAACTTTACGACATCAACAAATGGAGGATATGCGTGATGGCAATGCAGGTCATGCAGTACAATTACTAACCATCCACCGTGCTAAAGGGATGGAATTCCGTCAAGTCTATTGGATTGGCGCCAGCGAGGGAATTCTTCCTCATAGTACAGTGCTCAAAGAGAAGATCCCGCAAGAAATGAAAGCTACTCACCCACAGACAGCTGAATCCAAGCTCGCTCAAGCTGCGATTGAGGAGGAACGTCGTTTAGCATATGTAGCTGTAACCAGAGCCAAGGAATCCTTATATATCACCTCACCAAGCCATTATCACGGCAAAGCGGTTGAGCCATCTCGATTCATATTGGAAGCCTTTGGGGTGATACGCAAGCATTCTAGTTGA